TTTTAGGCTGTTATAGGAGATTGGAAACAGAAATCAATTTACTGACTCGTCCCAAGCCATCCAAATTTGTCAGCAACACACCAATGTAGAAAAGTATCATGGTCATATATATTAGGCCCCATGCAAtatcagaaagaaaaagaaaaaacagtgGCTCTCAAACAACGTAAGAACTTAAAGAGGTAAAATCACCTTTAGCATCAGATAAGACTTTGAAACTAACAGCATATTCAGGGTAGACATGAGTATTCCTATTCATATCCCAGATTATATAATTTCCAGGATTTAGGTGATCATCCACTCCACTATCAAAGTCCTCACAGCTAGGATGGAATTGCTTAGATCCTGCATGAACAAGCTCCATATTTCCCATTATTACACGACAAAACACCATGTGTCGAACCCCATTTTCGTCAACATCACAATAACTTGCACTGtaagaggaaaaaggaaaacaaagcaGGTAGAAACAGAGTAAAATCTATATCAGATCCCATTTAACGCAATAGATTTGGATATAACTATTGAATCgcaaccaaaaaataaaaacaaccaaGAAGAAAGACCACTGGATTAAGAGGAAACAAAAAAACAGCTAAGTGATAGAGTCCCATTAGCCCAATGGCAACTCCATCCCAATCAGGGGAATGTGAATGACTCAGATCATGAGTTTGGTCTTTCACCCCTGCCCCAGGGCTTCTGCTCCATATTCCCAATACCCACTCCTCCCCAAAATAAAtggaaaggggaaaaaaaagccAATCAatggaaaagggaaaaaaagaaaacaaaacttcCAAAAGTAAATACAAGATTTGTCAATTATACATATCATTGCTAGTAACCACTGGTATCATAATAAAGATCCCTGCCTCAACAAACAGAATGGTTGATCTTATCCACTCATTACTTTATTTTCAAACAACAAAAACTTTAATGAATAACCCAAGATTCTCCATAATGCAACAACAATAAAGCCATAGCCATGCTATGCTCATTCGTGtgaaaaatgattaaaaagATGTTTTTTGTGTAGATGTGGCGTCATTGCCACTTCTGCTATGAACAGCTGAAGCATGTGTTATGCTAAACATAATAAAAAGATTTATTCAACAACCCAAAATTGAAAGACCATTTACCACAAACAAAGATGCACCAGCCACACCAGTTCTACTATTCATCATAATGAACGCCAATAGCAAGACAGAGAACACTGAGTGTGGTCTCTTCAGTCCTCTAATAGGTTGATGTTCTATTAGTTGAAGGGGAAACCAAGAGTCATATCAATTGCAGTATATTATATCTATAGAGACCAAATACATGAATAAACCTCTGACCTGGTAGCAGTGCAGCTTGCAGGTAAAAGATGAAGACCAATGCCATAAGTGGATTTTATTTTGGATGTTCCACAATGCGCAAGCCCATACATCATCATACCAGACAGAAGTTCTTTGGATGAAGGAAGCCAAGCATATCGAACGTTTGCATCTCCACGGTATTTTTTAGTTACCTCAATCTGCTTGTGGAACAACTCTAATCGAGCTTCCATCAAAGAACCTGAGACAGGATATAGATTGACAATGTCTACACTAGCAGATGATCCCATACCCGAGTAAAATATTTTCCTCACAGCATCAGTATCCATATATCCAAATACAGCATCCATAGTGGTCAGCAGATTTTTCTTCACTTGTTGGTTTCCCTCAGCAGCCAAACCAACTTTTGCATCAGCCACTTTGACACTACTATCCTCAACTCCTACATCACAATGGTTATTGGCAGGTTTCACATCCACTTCAATTTGCTTAACAACTGTATCTGACTCTCCACTGTACTCCTTAAACTTATCCGATCCATTCACTTCAATCTCAATCTGCAGCCTAATATCCTGGCACCCACCAGGCTCTAGAAACAGATGCTCCTGATCTTTCTCATTGCCAGGGTAGCAGTTCTCATGATGAAGCTCATCACCATTAGAAAAGATTTCTGGGAAGAAGCATTTACCGGCCTCATCAATCCAGGCAATAGGCTCCTGTAAACCTGTCTTTAAGTCCAAACTCATCATATGCAAAAAATCAAGAACTAATGGATGACCATTATACTCCACCTCAGTGGCGGCCTTCTTCAATTGAAAGTCTTTCTGAATCAAACCAACAAGATCCTGAGGAAAATCAATCCATTCGCCACTTTGATAGAACATCAGACGTTGAGGGATACCACTTTTAGTATAATTTGAGTAACATTGAAGCAAAGATTTTTTGAACCAAGAAGCACAACATCTACTCTTGCCTTTGGAATCATCCAACTTTCTCCTCTTCCGAAGTTTATGGATGTAAGAATTAAAGGTGGTCTTCTGTGACAGCACACTGCAGGCTGTGCCAGAGAAATGTGCTTCACATCTGGCTGCCCGCTTTCTCTTCAAGTCAACGAAAAGTCTTCGGCGACTATCCAATACCTTTGCGTATTTGGTTTCCATTTCTACTCACAGGATCAATCCCTATCCACAGAATTTAAAGCCAGAAGTTCAAAGATAACAATTACATATGACTTACTCTTGGCAATGTCTCAGAAAAACCGTGCCATTGATGATAATTGGTAAAATCCTCTGCAATAAAAGCACTCCATCAAAACATAAGCACACAAATTTAAAAGCTACTTGAATTGCAGACCAACCCGCTAGTGCACATCAGAcatcaaataaaaatgaattcaaattgGTCAAATACTCACTCAGACAGCAAATACAACTTCGATGAGATTAAGACATCATGCAACACATTAGTTCACAACAAAGGCTCTATCAacgaaggaaaagaaataaatgtacataataaaatgcaataaagcattatggtggTAGTTGTAAATGGGGAGAAGGACCAAAAAGTGTTGTTGTAGCATAAGAAATTCTAGAGGTGCTCCCATCAAACAAATATAACTACACGATATTGTGGCACAACAGGTTCCAGAATATGAAAAACCTTTGGTATGAAAAGTTTTACAGCCTTTTACTGAATTTCGAAAAAAATGAGTTTCTTTCCTTGTCATGTTATAGATGGACGAATTTCTAAAAGCCCTGGCTTTAGAAATATTTCTCCCAAAGCTGTAATACATTAAAGAAATATATTCATTATGCAACCCACTATAACCATATACCCTATTCTTTTAAATGCATCCAAATCAATGAGCCTGAATAGTGGCCATCCataactcaaaaaataaaaaacaaaacaggTATGACatcatgataaattaaaaaaattatatacatggATCTATATGCACGCACATAGAACAGAAAATCCtaaaggaagagaaaattagcaacattataTGGAGAGAATGCCATGCAATAAATACTTCTAATTGCTTCTTGCCAGAACACACTTGAACCAAGGATTGAAGAAATATTCTCACTATCACATTGGAGACTTAAGATCATCATTGATGCACAATGATAATCAAGGCAAAAGTATATATT
The Diospyros lotus cultivar Yz01 chromosome 12, ASM1463336v1, whole genome shotgun sequence DNA segment above includes these coding regions:
- the LOC127787136 gene encoding inactive poly [ADP-ribose] polymerase RCD1 isoform X1 gives rise to the protein METKYAKVLDSRRRLFVDLKRKRAARCEAHFSGTACSVLSQKTTFNSYIHKLRKRRKLDDSKGKSRCCASWFKKSLLQCYSNYTKSGIPQRLMFYQSGEWIDFPQDLVGLIQKDFQLKKAATEVEYNGHPLVLDFLHMMSLDLKTGLQEPIAWIDEAGKCFFPEIFSNGDELHHENCYPGNEKDQEHLFLEPGGCQDIRLQIEIEVNGSDKFKEYSGESDTVVKQIEVDVKPANNHCDVGVEDSSVKVADAKVGLAAEGNQQVKKNLLTTMDAVFGYMDTDAVRKIFYSGMGSSASVDIVNLYPVSGSLMEARLELFHKQIEVTKKYRGDANVRYAWLPSSKELLSGMMMYGLAHCGTSKIKSTYGIGLHLLPASCTATSASYCDVDENGVRHMVFCRVIMGNMELVHAGSKQFHPSCEDFDSGVDDHLNPGNYIIWDMNRNTHVYPEYAVSFKVLSDAKGFLVGNESKLDISGVTTCSPETFVALESYPAQLVNNAHQVLPVVIHQEKAANMGSSTTRIPKSPWMPFSMLFAAISNKVPPKDMKQVETNYELFRRKEISRDDFVRKLRLIVGDALLRSTITNLQSKGKEKVLFGNDANQDGTEKVESTLDQVNSNFKNEPDALEEQL
- the LOC127787136 gene encoding inactive poly [ADP-ribose] polymerase RCD1 isoform X2, with amino-acid sequence METKYAKVLDSRRRLFVDLKRKRAARCEAHFSGTACSVLSQKTTFNSYIHKLRKRRKLDDSKGKSRCCASWFKKSLLQCYSNYTKSGIPQRLMFYQSGEWIDFPQDLVGLIQKDFQLKKAATEVEYNGHPLVLDFLHMMSLDLKTGLQEPIAWIDEAGKCFFPEIFSNGDELHHENCYPGNEKDQEHLFLEPGGCQDIRLQIEIEVNGSDKFKEYSGESDTVVKQIEVDVKPANNHCDVGVEDSSVKVADAKVGLAAEGNQQVKKNLLTTMDAVFGYMDTDAVRKIFYSGMGSSASVDIVNLYPVSGSLMEARLELFHKQIEVTKKYRGDANVRYAWLPSSKELLSGMMMYGLAHCGTSKIKSTYGIGLHLLPASCTATSASYCDVDENGVRHMVFCRVIMGNMELVHAGSKQFHPSCEDFDSGVDDHLNPGNYIIWDMNRNTHVYPEYAVSFKVLSDAKGFLVGNESKLDISGVTTCSPETFVALESYPAQLVNNAHQVLPVVIHQEKAANMGSSTTRIPKSPWMPFSMLFAAISNKVPPKDMKQVETNYELFRRKEISRDDFVRKLRLIVGDALLRSTITNLQSKENLEDQRGVF